The Pongo abelii isolate AG06213 chromosome 20, NHGRI_mPonAbe1-v2.0_pri, whole genome shotgun sequence genome window below encodes:
- the EPS8L1 gene encoding epidermal growth factor receptor kinase substrate 8-like protein 1 isoform X1: MSTATGPEAAPKPSAKSIYEQRKRYSTVVMADVSQYPVNHLVTFCLGEDDGVHTVEDASRKLAVMDSQGRVWAQEMLLRVSPDHVTLLDPASKEELESYPLGAIVRCDAVMPPGRSRSLLLLVCQEPERAQPDVHFFQGLRLGAELIREDIQGALHNYRSGRGERRAAALRATQEELQRDRSPAAETPPLQRRPSVRAVISTVERGAGRGRPQAKPVPEAEEAQRPEPVGTSSNADWASPDLGPRGPDLAVLQAEREVDILNHVFDDVESFVSRLQKSAEAARVLEHRERGRRTRRRAAGEGLLTLRAKPPSEAEYTDVLQKIKYAFSLLARLRGNIADPSSPELLHFLLGPLQMIVNTSGGPEFASSVRRPHLTSDAVALLRDNVTPCENELWTSLGDSWTRPGLELPPDEGPPYRPEFFSGWEPPVTDPQGRAWEDPVEKQLQHERRRRQVTQATQQGLGWEVRGRGRYAWPRLTRLSYFLQQSAPQVAVNGHQDLEPESESQLESETAGKWVLCNYDFQARNSSELSVKQRDVLEVLDDRRKWWKVRDPAGQEGYVPYNILTPHPGPRLHHSQSPARSLNSTPPPPPAPAPAPPPALARPRWDSCDSLNGLDPSEKEKFSQMLIVNEELQARLAQGRSGPSRAVPGPRAPEPQLSPRSDASEVRAWLQAKGFSSGTVDALGVLIGAQLFSLQKEELRAVSPEEGARVYSQVTVQRALLEDKEKVSELEAVMEKQKKKVEGEMEMEVI; the protein is encoded by the exons ATGAGCACTGCCACAGG CCCAGAAGCTGCCCCGAAGCCAAGCGCCAAGTCTATCTATG AGCAGAGGAAGCGTTACTCCACAGTTGTTATGGCTGATGTATCCCAGTACCCAGTCAAT CACCTGGTGACGTTCTGCCTGGGTGAGGACGATGGCGTGCACACCGTGGAGGATGCCTCCAGGAAGCTGGCCGTCATGGATAGCCAGGGCCGAGTCTGGGCACAGGAGATGCTGCTGCGAGTGTCTCCCGACCATGTCACGCTGCTCGACCCGGCCTCCAAG gaggagctggagtCGTACCCACTGGGCGCCATCGTGCGCTGTGACGCCGTGATGCCACCCGGCAGGAGCCGCTCGTTGCTGCTGCTCGTGTGCCAGGAACCCGAGCGCGCGCAGCCAGACGTGCACTTCTTCCAGGGCCTGCGCCTCGGG GCGGAGCTGATCCGAGAGGACATCCAGGGGGCTCTGCACAATTACCGCTCGGGCCGCGGGGAGCGCAGGGCGGCGGCGCTCAG GGCCACGCAGGAGGAGTTGCAGCGCGACCGCTCGCCCGCCGCTGAGACCCCGCCCCTGCAGCGCCGTCCGTCAGTCCGCGCAGTGATCAGCACCGTAGAGCGGGGCGCGGGCCGCGGACGACCCCAGGCGAAGCCCGTTCCCGAGGCAGAGGAGGCGCAGAGGCCTGAGCCGGTGGGGACCTCGAGCAACGCTGACTGGGCCTCCCCAGACCTGGGTCCCCGGGGTCCTGACCTGGCGGTTCTGCAGGCGGAGCGGGAAGTG gaCATCCTGAACCACGTGTTCGACGACGTAGAGAGCTTTGTATCGAGGCTGCAGAAGTCGGCGGAGGCGGCCAGGGTGCTAGAGCACCGGGAACGCGGCCGCAGGACACGGCGCCGGGCGGCTGGGG AGGGCCTGCTGACGCTGCGGGCCAAGCCGCCTTCGGAGGCCGAGTACACCGACGTGCTGCAGAAGATCAAGTACGCCTTCAGCCTGCTG GCCCGGCTGCGCGGCAACATCGCCGACCCCTCCTCTCCGGAGCTGTTGCACTTCCTTCTCGGGCCTCTGCAGATG ATTGTGAACACGTCGGGGGGGCCGGAGTTCGCGAGCAGCGTGCGGCGGCCGCACCTGACATCGGATGCCGTGGCGCTGCTGCGGGACAACGTCACTCCATGTGAAAACGAGCTCTGGACCTCGCTGGGGGACTCGTGGACCCGCCCCGG GCTGGAGCTGCCTCCGGACGAGGGACCCCCATACAGACCCGAGTTCTTCAGCGGCTGGGAGCCGCCGGTCACTGACCCGCAGGGCCGCGCCTGGGAGGACCCAGTTGAGAAACAGCTACAGCACGAGCGGAGGCGCCGGCAGGTGACCCAAGCGACACAGCAGGGCCTAGGCTGGGAAGTCCGGGGGCGCGGCCGGTACGCCTGGCCCCGCCTGACCCGACTCTCTTACTTCCTACAGCAAAGCGCCCCCCAGGTCGCTGTCAATGG TCACCAAGACTTGGAGCCAGAATCTGAGTCTCAGCTGGAGTCAGAGACAGCAGGAAAATGGGTCCTGTGTAACTATGACTTCCAGGCCCGCAACAGCAGTGAGCTGTCGGTCAAGCAGCGGGACGTACTGGAG GTCCTGGATGACAGGCGGAAGTGGTGGAAGGTTCGGGACCCAGCGGGGCAGGAGGGATATGTGCCCTACAACATCCTGACACCCCACCCCGGACCCCGGCTGCACCACAGCCAAAGCCCTGCCCGCAGCCTG aACAGcactcctcctccaccaccagccccagccccggCCCCACCTCCAGCTCTGGCTCGGCCCCGCTGGGACAGCTGCGATAGCCTCAACGGCTTGGACCCCAGCGAGAAGG AGAAATTCTCCCAGATGCTCATCGTCAACGAGGAACTGCAGGCGCGCCTGGCCCAGGGCCGCTCGGGCCCGAGCCGCGCAGTCCCAGGGCCCCGCGCCCCGGAACCGCAGCTCAGCCCGCGCTCGGACGCCTCCGAGGTCCGCGCCTGGCTGCAGGCCAAGGGCTTTAGCTCCGG GACCGTGGACGCGCTGGGTGTGCTGATTGGGGCGCAGCTTTTCTCGCTGCAGAAGGAGGAGCTGCGGGCGGTGAGCCCCGAGGAGGGGGCACGTGTGTACAGCCAGGTCACCGTGCAGCGCGCGCTGCTGGAG GACAAAGAGAAAGTGTCAGAGCTGGAGGCAGTGATGGAGAAGCAAAAGAAGAAGGTGGAAGGCGAGATGGAAATGGAGGTCATTTGA
- the EPS8L1 gene encoding epidermal growth factor receptor kinase substrate 8-like protein 1 isoform X3, which produces MSTATGPEAAPKPSAKSIYEQRKRYSTVVMADVSQYPVNHLVTFCLGEDDGVHTVEDASRKLAVMDSQGRVWAQEMLLRVSPDHVTLLDPASKEELESYPLGAIVRCDAVMPPGRSRSLLLLVCQEPERAQPDVHFFQGLRLGAELIREDIQGALHNYRSGRGERRAAALRATQEELQRDRSPAAETPPLQRRPSVRAVISTVERGAGRGRPQAKPVPEAEEAQRPEPVGTSSNADWASPDLGPRGPDLAVLQAEREVDILNHVFDDVESFVSRLQKSAEAARVLEHRERGRRTRRRAAGEGLLTLRAKPPSEAEYTDVLQKIKYAFSLLARLRGNIADPSSPELLHFLLGPLQMIVNTSGGPEFASSVRRPHLTSDAVALLRDNVTPCENELWTSLGDSWTRPGLELPPDEGPPYRPEFFSGWEPPVTDPQGRAWEDPVEKQLQHERRRRQQSAPQVAVNGHQDLEPESESQLESETAGKWVLCNYDFQARNSSELSVKQRDVLEVLDDRRKWWKVRDPAGQEGYVPYNILTPHPGPRLHHSQSPARSLNSTPPPPPAPAPAPPPALARPRWDSCDSLNGLDPSEKEKFSQMLIVNEELQARLAQGRSGPSRAVPGPRAPEPQLSPRSDASEVRAWLQAKGFSSGTVDALGVLIGAQLFSLQKEELRAVSPEEGARVYSQVTVQRALLEDKEKVSELEAVMEKQKKKVEGEMEMEVI; this is translated from the exons ATGAGCACTGCCACAGG CCCAGAAGCTGCCCCGAAGCCAAGCGCCAAGTCTATCTATG AGCAGAGGAAGCGTTACTCCACAGTTGTTATGGCTGATGTATCCCAGTACCCAGTCAAT CACCTGGTGACGTTCTGCCTGGGTGAGGACGATGGCGTGCACACCGTGGAGGATGCCTCCAGGAAGCTGGCCGTCATGGATAGCCAGGGCCGAGTCTGGGCACAGGAGATGCTGCTGCGAGTGTCTCCCGACCATGTCACGCTGCTCGACCCGGCCTCCAAG gaggagctggagtCGTACCCACTGGGCGCCATCGTGCGCTGTGACGCCGTGATGCCACCCGGCAGGAGCCGCTCGTTGCTGCTGCTCGTGTGCCAGGAACCCGAGCGCGCGCAGCCAGACGTGCACTTCTTCCAGGGCCTGCGCCTCGGG GCGGAGCTGATCCGAGAGGACATCCAGGGGGCTCTGCACAATTACCGCTCGGGCCGCGGGGAGCGCAGGGCGGCGGCGCTCAG GGCCACGCAGGAGGAGTTGCAGCGCGACCGCTCGCCCGCCGCTGAGACCCCGCCCCTGCAGCGCCGTCCGTCAGTCCGCGCAGTGATCAGCACCGTAGAGCGGGGCGCGGGCCGCGGACGACCCCAGGCGAAGCCCGTTCCCGAGGCAGAGGAGGCGCAGAGGCCTGAGCCGGTGGGGACCTCGAGCAACGCTGACTGGGCCTCCCCAGACCTGGGTCCCCGGGGTCCTGACCTGGCGGTTCTGCAGGCGGAGCGGGAAGTG gaCATCCTGAACCACGTGTTCGACGACGTAGAGAGCTTTGTATCGAGGCTGCAGAAGTCGGCGGAGGCGGCCAGGGTGCTAGAGCACCGGGAACGCGGCCGCAGGACACGGCGCCGGGCGGCTGGGG AGGGCCTGCTGACGCTGCGGGCCAAGCCGCCTTCGGAGGCCGAGTACACCGACGTGCTGCAGAAGATCAAGTACGCCTTCAGCCTGCTG GCCCGGCTGCGCGGCAACATCGCCGACCCCTCCTCTCCGGAGCTGTTGCACTTCCTTCTCGGGCCTCTGCAGATG ATTGTGAACACGTCGGGGGGGCCGGAGTTCGCGAGCAGCGTGCGGCGGCCGCACCTGACATCGGATGCCGTGGCGCTGCTGCGGGACAACGTCACTCCATGTGAAAACGAGCTCTGGACCTCGCTGGGGGACTCGTGGACCCGCCCCGG GCTGGAGCTGCCTCCGGACGAGGGACCCCCATACAGACCCGAGTTCTTCAGCGGCTGGGAGCCGCCGGTCACTGACCCGCAGGGCCGCGCCTGGGAGGACCCAGTTGAGAAACAGCTACAGCACGAGCGGAGGCGCCGGCAG CAAAGCGCCCCCCAGGTCGCTGTCAATGG TCACCAAGACTTGGAGCCAGAATCTGAGTCTCAGCTGGAGTCAGAGACAGCAGGAAAATGGGTCCTGTGTAACTATGACTTCCAGGCCCGCAACAGCAGTGAGCTGTCGGTCAAGCAGCGGGACGTACTGGAG GTCCTGGATGACAGGCGGAAGTGGTGGAAGGTTCGGGACCCAGCGGGGCAGGAGGGATATGTGCCCTACAACATCCTGACACCCCACCCCGGACCCCGGCTGCACCACAGCCAAAGCCCTGCCCGCAGCCTG aACAGcactcctcctccaccaccagccccagccccggCCCCACCTCCAGCTCTGGCTCGGCCCCGCTGGGACAGCTGCGATAGCCTCAACGGCTTGGACCCCAGCGAGAAGG AGAAATTCTCCCAGATGCTCATCGTCAACGAGGAACTGCAGGCGCGCCTGGCCCAGGGCCGCTCGGGCCCGAGCCGCGCAGTCCCAGGGCCCCGCGCCCCGGAACCGCAGCTCAGCCCGCGCTCGGACGCCTCCGAGGTCCGCGCCTGGCTGCAGGCCAAGGGCTTTAGCTCCGG GACCGTGGACGCGCTGGGTGTGCTGATTGGGGCGCAGCTTTTCTCGCTGCAGAAGGAGGAGCTGCGGGCGGTGAGCCCCGAGGAGGGGGCACGTGTGTACAGCCAGGTCACCGTGCAGCGCGCGCTGCTGGAG GACAAAGAGAAAGTGTCAGAGCTGGAGGCAGTGATGGAGAAGCAAAAGAAGAAGGTGGAAGGCGAGATGGAAATGGAGGTCATTTGA
- the EPS8L1 gene encoding epidermal growth factor receptor kinase substrate 8-like protein 1 isoform X2 — translation MADVSQYPVNHLVTFCLGEDDGVHTVEDASRKLAVMDSQGRVWAQEMLLRVSPDHVTLLDPASKEELESYPLGAIVRCDAVMPPGRSRSLLLLVCQEPERAQPDVHFFQGLRLGAELIREDIQGALHNYRSGRGERRAAALRATQEELQRDRSPAAETPPLQRRPSVRAVISTVERGAGRGRPQAKPVPEAEEAQRPEPVGTSSNADWASPDLGPRGPDLAVLQAEREVDILNHVFDDVESFVSRLQKSAEAARVLEHRERGRRTRRRAAGEGLLTLRAKPPSEAEYTDVLQKIKYAFSLLARLRGNIADPSSPELLHFLLGPLQMIVNTSGGPEFASSVRRPHLTSDAVALLRDNVTPCENELWTSLGDSWTRPGLELPPDEGPPYRPEFFSGWEPPVTDPQGRAWEDPVEKQLQHERRRRQVTQATQQGLGWEVRGRGRYAWPRLTRLSYFLQQSAPQVAVNGHQDLEPESESQLESETAGKWVLCNYDFQARNSSELSVKQRDVLEVLDDRRKWWKVRDPAGQEGYVPYNILTPHPGPRLHHSQSPARSLNSTPPPPPAPAPAPPPALARPRWDSCDSLNGLDPSEKEKFSQMLIVNEELQARLAQGRSGPSRAVPGPRAPEPQLSPRSDASEVRAWLQAKGFSSGTVDALGVLIGAQLFSLQKEELRAVSPEEGARVYSQVTVQRALLEDKEKVSELEAVMEKQKKKVEGEMEMEVI, via the exons ATGGCTGATGTATCCCAGTACCCAGTCAAT CACCTGGTGACGTTCTGCCTGGGTGAGGACGATGGCGTGCACACCGTGGAGGATGCCTCCAGGAAGCTGGCCGTCATGGATAGCCAGGGCCGAGTCTGGGCACAGGAGATGCTGCTGCGAGTGTCTCCCGACCATGTCACGCTGCTCGACCCGGCCTCCAAG gaggagctggagtCGTACCCACTGGGCGCCATCGTGCGCTGTGACGCCGTGATGCCACCCGGCAGGAGCCGCTCGTTGCTGCTGCTCGTGTGCCAGGAACCCGAGCGCGCGCAGCCAGACGTGCACTTCTTCCAGGGCCTGCGCCTCGGG GCGGAGCTGATCCGAGAGGACATCCAGGGGGCTCTGCACAATTACCGCTCGGGCCGCGGGGAGCGCAGGGCGGCGGCGCTCAG GGCCACGCAGGAGGAGTTGCAGCGCGACCGCTCGCCCGCCGCTGAGACCCCGCCCCTGCAGCGCCGTCCGTCAGTCCGCGCAGTGATCAGCACCGTAGAGCGGGGCGCGGGCCGCGGACGACCCCAGGCGAAGCCCGTTCCCGAGGCAGAGGAGGCGCAGAGGCCTGAGCCGGTGGGGACCTCGAGCAACGCTGACTGGGCCTCCCCAGACCTGGGTCCCCGGGGTCCTGACCTGGCGGTTCTGCAGGCGGAGCGGGAAGTG gaCATCCTGAACCACGTGTTCGACGACGTAGAGAGCTTTGTATCGAGGCTGCAGAAGTCGGCGGAGGCGGCCAGGGTGCTAGAGCACCGGGAACGCGGCCGCAGGACACGGCGCCGGGCGGCTGGGG AGGGCCTGCTGACGCTGCGGGCCAAGCCGCCTTCGGAGGCCGAGTACACCGACGTGCTGCAGAAGATCAAGTACGCCTTCAGCCTGCTG GCCCGGCTGCGCGGCAACATCGCCGACCCCTCCTCTCCGGAGCTGTTGCACTTCCTTCTCGGGCCTCTGCAGATG ATTGTGAACACGTCGGGGGGGCCGGAGTTCGCGAGCAGCGTGCGGCGGCCGCACCTGACATCGGATGCCGTGGCGCTGCTGCGGGACAACGTCACTCCATGTGAAAACGAGCTCTGGACCTCGCTGGGGGACTCGTGGACCCGCCCCGG GCTGGAGCTGCCTCCGGACGAGGGACCCCCATACAGACCCGAGTTCTTCAGCGGCTGGGAGCCGCCGGTCACTGACCCGCAGGGCCGCGCCTGGGAGGACCCAGTTGAGAAACAGCTACAGCACGAGCGGAGGCGCCGGCAGGTGACCCAAGCGACACAGCAGGGCCTAGGCTGGGAAGTCCGGGGGCGCGGCCGGTACGCCTGGCCCCGCCTGACCCGACTCTCTTACTTCCTACAGCAAAGCGCCCCCCAGGTCGCTGTCAATGG TCACCAAGACTTGGAGCCAGAATCTGAGTCTCAGCTGGAGTCAGAGACAGCAGGAAAATGGGTCCTGTGTAACTATGACTTCCAGGCCCGCAACAGCAGTGAGCTGTCGGTCAAGCAGCGGGACGTACTGGAG GTCCTGGATGACAGGCGGAAGTGGTGGAAGGTTCGGGACCCAGCGGGGCAGGAGGGATATGTGCCCTACAACATCCTGACACCCCACCCCGGACCCCGGCTGCACCACAGCCAAAGCCCTGCCCGCAGCCTG aACAGcactcctcctccaccaccagccccagccccggCCCCACCTCCAGCTCTGGCTCGGCCCCGCTGGGACAGCTGCGATAGCCTCAACGGCTTGGACCCCAGCGAGAAGG AGAAATTCTCCCAGATGCTCATCGTCAACGAGGAACTGCAGGCGCGCCTGGCCCAGGGCCGCTCGGGCCCGAGCCGCGCAGTCCCAGGGCCCCGCGCCCCGGAACCGCAGCTCAGCCCGCGCTCGGACGCCTCCGAGGTCCGCGCCTGGCTGCAGGCCAAGGGCTTTAGCTCCGG GACCGTGGACGCGCTGGGTGTGCTGATTGGGGCGCAGCTTTTCTCGCTGCAGAAGGAGGAGCTGCGGGCGGTGAGCCCCGAGGAGGGGGCACGTGTGTACAGCCAGGTCACCGTGCAGCGCGCGCTGCTGGAG GACAAAGAGAAAGTGTCAGAGCTGGAGGCAGTGATGGAGAAGCAAAAGAAGAAGGTGGAAGGCGAGATGGAAATGGAGGTCATTTGA